One genomic segment of Odocoileus virginianus isolate 20LAN1187 ecotype Illinois chromosome 17, Ovbor_1.2, whole genome shotgun sequence includes these proteins:
- the NBR1 gene encoding next to BRCA1 gene 1 protein isoform X1, with translation MEPQVTLNVTFKNETQSFLVSDPENTTWADVEAMVKVSFDLNTIQIKYLDEENEEVSINSQGEYEEALKMAVKQGNQLQMQVHEGCRVVEEAPPPNGTEKRPVARTGKKPLAHYSSLVRVLGSDMKTPEDPATQQLPPAPRNPDQPQDKPPDWFTSYLETFREQVVKETVEKLEQKLREKLVLQNPSLGSCPSEVSMPVSEETLFLPENQFSWHIACSSCQRSIMGVRYQCSLCPSYNICEDCESGPYAHDSNHVLLKLRRPVMGSSEPFSHSRLSTPRLPAALEQARLQKQVDKNFLKAEKQRLRAEKKQRKAEVKELKKQLKLHRKIHLWNSLHGLQSPKSPLGRPESLLQSNTPMLPLQPCAPVMPTLSAAFVDENLPDGTHLQPGTKFIKHWRMKNTGNVKWSTDTKLKFMWGNLTLASTEKKDVLVPCLKAGHVGVVSVEFIAPTLEGTYTSHWRLSHKGQQFGPRVWCSIIVDPFPSTESLDNNEKSMISSSRGDDLTCQQEEAFLAKEEILPGETTEQTEGTGARIPQKAKHAASKRELYIPSVDLLTAQDLLSFELLDINIVQELERVPHNTPVDMTPCMSPLPHDSPLIEKPGLGQIQEESEGAGFKALPDSTVSVKKKAENISSVEEPEDDLSGTQFVCETVIRSLTLDAAPDHKPPCRQKSLQRVELQLHTTEEQQPTVLPGFCSKESSLKFASPEEGPLADEREEIVQIAEEEAVVEEEDELKDEVRSQSSASSEDYIIILPECFDTSRPLGDSMYSSALSQPGLERGAEGEPGIEAGQEPVEAGERPPGGESQPQGHSISDILMTSQTLDTVPLTPEVVGPPPQLPRSPPCAQHHGSPGVDLPVTVPEVSSVPGQIRGELRGSSGLVNSRPKSYDHSRHHHHHHGNSIAGGLVKGALSVAASAYKALFAGPPVTAQPVVSEDQTAALMAHLFEMGFCDRQLNLRLLKKHNYNILQVVTELLQVNNNDWYSHRY, from the exons ATGGAACCACAGGTTACACtaaatgtgacttttaaaaatgaaactcaaaGCTTTCTAGTTTCTGACCCAGAAAATACAACTTGGGCTGATGTGGAAGCTATG GTAAAAGTTTCATTTGATCTGAACACTATTCAAATAAAATACttggatgaggaaaatgaagag GTATCCATCAACAGTCAAG GAGAATATGAAGAAGCACTTAAG ATGGCAGTTAAGCAGGGAAACCAGTTGCAGATGCAAGTCCATGAAGGCTGTCGTGTTGTCGAAGAAGCCCCACCCCCTAATGGAACAGAAAAACGACCAGTTGCTAGGACAGGAAAGAAGCCACTTGCACATTATTCTTCACTGGTGAGAGTCTTGGGGTCAGACATGAAGACCCCAGAGGATCCTGCAACACAG CAGCTTCCACCTGCTCCACGTAATCCAGACCAGCCTCAAGACAAGCCCCCTGACTGGTTCACAAGCTACCTAGAGACA TTCAGAGAACAAGTGGTTAAAGAAACGGTTGAAAAGCTTGAACAGAAATTACGCGAGAAGCTTGTCCTCCAGAATCCATCCTTAGGTTCATGTCCCTCAGAAGTTTCAATGCCTGTTTCAGAGGAGACTCTGTTTTTGCCAGAAAACCAGTTCAGCTGGCATATTGCTTGCAGCAGCTGCCAAAGGAGTATCATGGGTGTGCGCTACCAGTGCAG CCTCTGCCCATCCTACAATATCTGCGAAGATTGTGAATCAGGGCCATACGCCCATGACTCCAACCATGTCCTGCTGAAGTTGCGGAGACCGGTTATGGGTTCCTCTGAACCGTTTTCTCACTCGAGGTTGTCTACTCCTCGCCTTCCTGCTGCTTTGGAACAGGCCAg gCTCCAGAAGCAAGTTGATAAGAACTTTCTTAAAGCAGAAAAGCAAAGATTGCGGGCTGAGAAGAAACAGCGTAAAGCAGAGGTCAAGGAACTTAAGAAGCAGCTTAAACTCCACAGGAAGATTCATCTATGGAATTCGCTTCATGGGCTGCAGAGCCCCAAGTCTCCTTTGGGCCGACCCGAGAGCCTGCTGCAGTCAAACACCCCGAT GCTCCCTCTGCAACCCTGTGCCCCAGTTATGCCGACACTCAGTGCCGCATTTGTGGACGAGAATTTGCCTGATGGGACTCACCTCCAGCCAGGAACCAAGTTTATCAAACACTGGAGGATGAAAAATACAGGAAATGTCAAGTGGAGCACAGACACAAAG CTCAAGTTCATGTGGGGAAACCTGACTTTGGCTTCTACTGAAAAGAAGGATGTTTTGGTTCCCTGCCTAAAGGCTGGCCATGTGGGAGTCGTGTCTGTGGAGTTCATTGCCCCAACCTTGGAGGGAACATACACTTCCCATTGGCGTCTTTCTCACAAAGGCCAGCAGTTCGGGCCTCGGGTCTGGTGCAGCATCATAGTGGATCCTTTCCCCTCCACAGAGAGCCTGGATAACAATGAAAAGAGCATGATCAGCTCAAGCAGAGGTGATGATCTCACCTGCCAGCAAGAG GAAGCTTTTCTGGctaaagaagaaattctgcctgGTGAAACAACTGAGCAGACAGAAGGGACAGGAGCTCGCATCCCACAGAAGGCAAAGCATGCTGCCAGCAAGAGAGAGCTCTACATCCCATCTGTGGACCTTCTGACTGCCCAG gatctgCTGTCCTTTGAGCTGTTGGATATAAATATTGTCCAAGAGTTGGAGAGAGTGCCCCACAACACTCCTGTGG ATATGACTCCCTGCATGTCTCCTCTGCCACATGACAGTCCTTTAATAGAGAAGCCAGGCTTGGGGCAGATACAGGAAGAGAGTGAAGGGGCGGGATTTAAAGCACTTCCTG ATTCCACAGTGTCAGTAAAGAAGAAGGCCGAGAACATTTCTTCCGTGGAGGAACCAGAAGATGATTTGAGTGGGACCCAGTTTGTGTGTGAGACTGTCATCCGATCCCTTACGTTGGATGCTGCCCCGGATCACAAACCACCTTGCAGACAGAAGTCCCTGCAGA GGGTGGAATTACAGCTGCACACCACAGAGGAACAGCAGCCAACTGTGCTGCCTGGGTTCTGCAGTAAAGAGTCTTCTT TGAAATTTGCCTCACCTGAAGAGGGACCACTTGCAGACGAGAGGGAGGAGATTGTCCAAATTGCTGAAGAAGAGGCTGTTGTGGAGGAAGAGGATGAGCTCAAAGATGAAGTTCGGAGTCAGTCCTCTGCTTCTTCAGAGGACTATATTATCATCCTGCCTGAGTGCTTTGACACCAGCCGCCCCCTGGGGGACTCCATGTACAGCTCTGCACTCTCACAGCCAGGCCTGGAGCGAGGGGCTGAAGGCGAGCCTGGGATTGAGGCTGGGCAGGAACCAGTCGAAGCTGGGGAGAGACCCCCTGGAGGGGAGAGCCAGCCACAAGGGCACAGCATCAGTGACATCCTTATGACCTCACAGACTCTGGACACAGTGCCCCTAACCCCAGAGGTGGTGGGGCCTCCGCCACAGCTGCCCAG GAGTCCTCCCTGTGCACAGCATCATGGCTCCCCAGGAGTGGATTTACCAGTTACCGTACCAGAAGTTtcttcagtccctggtcagatcAGAGGAG AGCTCAGAGGCTCATCAGGACTTGTAAACAGCAGACCGAAGAGCTATGACCACTCAAG gcaccaccaccaccaccacgggAACAGCATTGCTGGAGGACTGGTGAAGGGGGCTTTGTCCGTTGCTGCCTCTGCATACAAGGCCTTGTTTGCTGGACCACCAGTCACCGCACAG CCAGTAGTTTCTGAAGATCAGACAGCAGCGCTGATGGCCCATCTCTTTGAAATGGGATTCTGTGACAGGCAGTTGAACCTAAGGCTGCTGAAGAAACACAATTACAACATCCTGCAAGTGGTGACAGAACTCCTTCAGGTCAACAACAACGATTGGTATAGCCACCGCTACTGA
- the NBR1 gene encoding next to BRCA1 gene 1 protein isoform X6: protein MEPQVTLNVTFKNETQSFLVSDPENTTWADVEAMVKVSFDLNTIQIKYLDEENEEVSINSQGEYEEALKMAVKQGNQLQMQVHEGCRVVEEAPPPNGTEKRPVARTGKKPLAHYSSLVRVLGSDMKTPEDPATQQLPPAPRNPDQPQDKPPDWFTSYLETFREQVVKETVEKLEQKLREKLVLQNPSLGSCPSEVSMPVSEETLFLPENQFSWHIACSSCQRSIMGVRYQCSLCPSYNICEDCESGPYAHDSNHVLLKLRRPVMGSSEPFSHSRLSTPRLPAALEQARLPLQPCAPVMPTLSAAFVDENLPDGTHLQPGTKFIKHWRMKNTGNVKWSTDTKLKFMWGNLTLASTEKKDVLVPCLKAGHVGVVSVEFIAPTLEGTYTSHWRLSHKGQQFGPRVWCSIIVDPFPSTESLDNNEKSMISSSRGDDLTCQQEEAFLAKEEILPGETTEQTEGTGARIPQKAKHAASKRELYIPSVDLLTAQDLLSFELLDINIVQELERVPHNTPVDMTPCMSPLPHDSPLIEKPGLGQIQEESEGAGFKALPDSTVSVKKKAENISSVEEPEDDLSGTQFVCETVIRSLTLDAAPDHKPPCRQKSLQRVELQLHTTEEQQPTVLPGFCSKESSLKFASPEEGPLADEREEIVQIAEEEAVVEEEDELKDEVRSQSSASSEDYIIILPECFDTSRPLGDSMYSSALSQPGLERGAEGEPGIEAGQEPVEAGERPPGGESQPQGHSISDILMTSQTLDTVPLTPEVVGPPPQLPRSPPCAQHHGSPGVDLPVTVPEVSSVPGQIRGELRGSSGLVNSRPKSYDHSRHHHHHHGNSIAGGLVKGALSVAASAYKALFAGPPVTAQPVVSEDQTAALMAHLFEMGFCDRQLNLRLLKKHNYNILQVVTELLQVNNNDWYSHRY from the exons ATGGAACCACAGGTTACACtaaatgtgacttttaaaaatgaaactcaaaGCTTTCTAGTTTCTGACCCAGAAAATACAACTTGGGCTGATGTGGAAGCTATG GTAAAAGTTTCATTTGATCTGAACACTATTCAAATAAAATACttggatgaggaaaatgaagag GTATCCATCAACAGTCAAG GAGAATATGAAGAAGCACTTAAG ATGGCAGTTAAGCAGGGAAACCAGTTGCAGATGCAAGTCCATGAAGGCTGTCGTGTTGTCGAAGAAGCCCCACCCCCTAATGGAACAGAAAAACGACCAGTTGCTAGGACAGGAAAGAAGCCACTTGCACATTATTCTTCACTGGTGAGAGTCTTGGGGTCAGACATGAAGACCCCAGAGGATCCTGCAACACAG CAGCTTCCACCTGCTCCACGTAATCCAGACCAGCCTCAAGACAAGCCCCCTGACTGGTTCACAAGCTACCTAGAGACA TTCAGAGAACAAGTGGTTAAAGAAACGGTTGAAAAGCTTGAACAGAAATTACGCGAGAAGCTTGTCCTCCAGAATCCATCCTTAGGTTCATGTCCCTCAGAAGTTTCAATGCCTGTTTCAGAGGAGACTCTGTTTTTGCCAGAAAACCAGTTCAGCTGGCATATTGCTTGCAGCAGCTGCCAAAGGAGTATCATGGGTGTGCGCTACCAGTGCAG CCTCTGCCCATCCTACAATATCTGCGAAGATTGTGAATCAGGGCCATACGCCCATGACTCCAACCATGTCCTGCTGAAGTTGCGGAGACCGGTTATGGGTTCCTCTGAACCGTTTTCTCACTCGAGGTTGTCTACTCCTCGCCTTCCTGCTGCTTTGGAACAGGCCAg GCTCCCTCTGCAACCCTGTGCCCCAGTTATGCCGACACTCAGTGCCGCATTTGTGGACGAGAATTTGCCTGATGGGACTCACCTCCAGCCAGGAACCAAGTTTATCAAACACTGGAGGATGAAAAATACAGGAAATGTCAAGTGGAGCACAGACACAAAG CTCAAGTTCATGTGGGGAAACCTGACTTTGGCTTCTACTGAAAAGAAGGATGTTTTGGTTCCCTGCCTAAAGGCTGGCCATGTGGGAGTCGTGTCTGTGGAGTTCATTGCCCCAACCTTGGAGGGAACATACACTTCCCATTGGCGTCTTTCTCACAAAGGCCAGCAGTTCGGGCCTCGGGTCTGGTGCAGCATCATAGTGGATCCTTTCCCCTCCACAGAGAGCCTGGATAACAATGAAAAGAGCATGATCAGCTCAAGCAGAGGTGATGATCTCACCTGCCAGCAAGAG GAAGCTTTTCTGGctaaagaagaaattctgcctgGTGAAACAACTGAGCAGACAGAAGGGACAGGAGCTCGCATCCCACAGAAGGCAAAGCATGCTGCCAGCAAGAGAGAGCTCTACATCCCATCTGTGGACCTTCTGACTGCCCAG gatctgCTGTCCTTTGAGCTGTTGGATATAAATATTGTCCAAGAGTTGGAGAGAGTGCCCCACAACACTCCTGTGG ATATGACTCCCTGCATGTCTCCTCTGCCACATGACAGTCCTTTAATAGAGAAGCCAGGCTTGGGGCAGATACAGGAAGAGAGTGAAGGGGCGGGATTTAAAGCACTTCCTG ATTCCACAGTGTCAGTAAAGAAGAAGGCCGAGAACATTTCTTCCGTGGAGGAACCAGAAGATGATTTGAGTGGGACCCAGTTTGTGTGTGAGACTGTCATCCGATCCCTTACGTTGGATGCTGCCCCGGATCACAAACCACCTTGCAGACAGAAGTCCCTGCAGA GGGTGGAATTACAGCTGCACACCACAGAGGAACAGCAGCCAACTGTGCTGCCTGGGTTCTGCAGTAAAGAGTCTTCTT TGAAATTTGCCTCACCTGAAGAGGGACCACTTGCAGACGAGAGGGAGGAGATTGTCCAAATTGCTGAAGAAGAGGCTGTTGTGGAGGAAGAGGATGAGCTCAAAGATGAAGTTCGGAGTCAGTCCTCTGCTTCTTCAGAGGACTATATTATCATCCTGCCTGAGTGCTTTGACACCAGCCGCCCCCTGGGGGACTCCATGTACAGCTCTGCACTCTCACAGCCAGGCCTGGAGCGAGGGGCTGAAGGCGAGCCTGGGATTGAGGCTGGGCAGGAACCAGTCGAAGCTGGGGAGAGACCCCCTGGAGGGGAGAGCCAGCCACAAGGGCACAGCATCAGTGACATCCTTATGACCTCACAGACTCTGGACACAGTGCCCCTAACCCCAGAGGTGGTGGGGCCTCCGCCACAGCTGCCCAG GAGTCCTCCCTGTGCACAGCATCATGGCTCCCCAGGAGTGGATTTACCAGTTACCGTACCAGAAGTTtcttcagtccctggtcagatcAGAGGAG AGCTCAGAGGCTCATCAGGACTTGTAAACAGCAGACCGAAGAGCTATGACCACTCAAG gcaccaccaccaccaccacgggAACAGCATTGCTGGAGGACTGGTGAAGGGGGCTTTGTCCGTTGCTGCCTCTGCATACAAGGCCTTGTTTGCTGGACCACCAGTCACCGCACAG CCAGTAGTTTCTGAAGATCAGACAGCAGCGCTGATGGCCCATCTCTTTGAAATGGGATTCTGTGACAGGCAGTTGAACCTAAGGCTGCTGAAGAAACACAATTACAACATCCTGCAAGTGGTGACAGAACTCCTTCAGGTCAACAACAACGATTGGTATAGCCACCGCTACTGA
- the NBR1 gene encoding next to BRCA1 gene 1 protein isoform X4, with protein MEPQVTLNVTFKNETQSFLVSDPENTTWADVEAMVKVSFDLNTIQIKYLDEENEEVSINSQGEYEEALKMAVKQGNQLQMQVHEGCRVVEEAPPPNGTEKRPVARTGKKPLAHYSSLVRVLGSDMKTPEDPATQQLPPAPRNPDQPQDKPPDWFTSYLETFREQVVKETVEKLEQKLREKLVLQNPSLGSCPSEVSMPVSEETLFLPENQFSWHIACSSCQRSIMGVRYQCSLCPSYNICEDCESGPYAHDSNHVLLKLRRPVMGSSEPFSHSRLSTPRLPAALEQARLQKQVDKNFLKAEKQRLRAEKKQRKAEVKELKKQLKLHRKIHLWNSLHGLQSPKSPLGRPESLLQSNTPMLPLQPCAPVMPTLSAAFVDENLPDGTHLQPGTKFIKHWRMKNTGNVKWSTDTKLKFMWGNLTLASTEKKDVLVPCLKAGHVGVVSVEFIAPTLEGTYTSHWRLSHKGQQFGPRVWCSIIVDPFPSTESLDNNEKSMISSSRGDDLTCQQEEAFLAKEEILPGETTEQTEGTGARIPQKAKHAASKRELYIPSVDLLTAQDLLSFELLDINIVQELERVPHNTPVDSTVSVKKKAENISSVEEPEDDLSGTQFVCETVIRSLTLDAAPDHKPPCRQKSLQRVELQLHTTEEQQPTVLPGFCSKESSLKFASPEEGPLADEREEIVQIAEEEAVVEEEDELKDEVRSQSSASSEDYIIILPECFDTSRPLGDSMYSSALSQPGLERGAEGEPGIEAGQEPVEAGERPPGGESQPQGHSISDILMTSQTLDTVPLTPEVVGPPPQLPRSPPCAQHHGSPGVDLPVTVPEVSSVPGQIRGELRGSSGLVNSRPKSYDHSRHHHHHHGNSIAGGLVKGALSVAASAYKALFAGPPVTAQPVVSEDQTAALMAHLFEMGFCDRQLNLRLLKKHNYNILQVVTELLQVNNNDWYSHRY; from the exons ATGGAACCACAGGTTACACtaaatgtgacttttaaaaatgaaactcaaaGCTTTCTAGTTTCTGACCCAGAAAATACAACTTGGGCTGATGTGGAAGCTATG GTAAAAGTTTCATTTGATCTGAACACTATTCAAATAAAATACttggatgaggaaaatgaagag GTATCCATCAACAGTCAAG GAGAATATGAAGAAGCACTTAAG ATGGCAGTTAAGCAGGGAAACCAGTTGCAGATGCAAGTCCATGAAGGCTGTCGTGTTGTCGAAGAAGCCCCACCCCCTAATGGAACAGAAAAACGACCAGTTGCTAGGACAGGAAAGAAGCCACTTGCACATTATTCTTCACTGGTGAGAGTCTTGGGGTCAGACATGAAGACCCCAGAGGATCCTGCAACACAG CAGCTTCCACCTGCTCCACGTAATCCAGACCAGCCTCAAGACAAGCCCCCTGACTGGTTCACAAGCTACCTAGAGACA TTCAGAGAACAAGTGGTTAAAGAAACGGTTGAAAAGCTTGAACAGAAATTACGCGAGAAGCTTGTCCTCCAGAATCCATCCTTAGGTTCATGTCCCTCAGAAGTTTCAATGCCTGTTTCAGAGGAGACTCTGTTTTTGCCAGAAAACCAGTTCAGCTGGCATATTGCTTGCAGCAGCTGCCAAAGGAGTATCATGGGTGTGCGCTACCAGTGCAG CCTCTGCCCATCCTACAATATCTGCGAAGATTGTGAATCAGGGCCATACGCCCATGACTCCAACCATGTCCTGCTGAAGTTGCGGAGACCGGTTATGGGTTCCTCTGAACCGTTTTCTCACTCGAGGTTGTCTACTCCTCGCCTTCCTGCTGCTTTGGAACAGGCCAg gCTCCAGAAGCAAGTTGATAAGAACTTTCTTAAAGCAGAAAAGCAAAGATTGCGGGCTGAGAAGAAACAGCGTAAAGCAGAGGTCAAGGAACTTAAGAAGCAGCTTAAACTCCACAGGAAGATTCATCTATGGAATTCGCTTCATGGGCTGCAGAGCCCCAAGTCTCCTTTGGGCCGACCCGAGAGCCTGCTGCAGTCAAACACCCCGAT GCTCCCTCTGCAACCCTGTGCCCCAGTTATGCCGACACTCAGTGCCGCATTTGTGGACGAGAATTTGCCTGATGGGACTCACCTCCAGCCAGGAACCAAGTTTATCAAACACTGGAGGATGAAAAATACAGGAAATGTCAAGTGGAGCACAGACACAAAG CTCAAGTTCATGTGGGGAAACCTGACTTTGGCTTCTACTGAAAAGAAGGATGTTTTGGTTCCCTGCCTAAAGGCTGGCCATGTGGGAGTCGTGTCTGTGGAGTTCATTGCCCCAACCTTGGAGGGAACATACACTTCCCATTGGCGTCTTTCTCACAAAGGCCAGCAGTTCGGGCCTCGGGTCTGGTGCAGCATCATAGTGGATCCTTTCCCCTCCACAGAGAGCCTGGATAACAATGAAAAGAGCATGATCAGCTCAAGCAGAGGTGATGATCTCACCTGCCAGCAAGAG GAAGCTTTTCTGGctaaagaagaaattctgcctgGTGAAACAACTGAGCAGACAGAAGGGACAGGAGCTCGCATCCCACAGAAGGCAAAGCATGCTGCCAGCAAGAGAGAGCTCTACATCCCATCTGTGGACCTTCTGACTGCCCAG gatctgCTGTCCTTTGAGCTGTTGGATATAAATATTGTCCAAGAGTTGGAGAGAGTGCCCCACAACACTCCTGTGG ATTCCACAGTGTCAGTAAAGAAGAAGGCCGAGAACATTTCTTCCGTGGAGGAACCAGAAGATGATTTGAGTGGGACCCAGTTTGTGTGTGAGACTGTCATCCGATCCCTTACGTTGGATGCTGCCCCGGATCACAAACCACCTTGCAGACAGAAGTCCCTGCAGA GGGTGGAATTACAGCTGCACACCACAGAGGAACAGCAGCCAACTGTGCTGCCTGGGTTCTGCAGTAAAGAGTCTTCTT TGAAATTTGCCTCACCTGAAGAGGGACCACTTGCAGACGAGAGGGAGGAGATTGTCCAAATTGCTGAAGAAGAGGCTGTTGTGGAGGAAGAGGATGAGCTCAAAGATGAAGTTCGGAGTCAGTCCTCTGCTTCTTCAGAGGACTATATTATCATCCTGCCTGAGTGCTTTGACACCAGCCGCCCCCTGGGGGACTCCATGTACAGCTCTGCACTCTCACAGCCAGGCCTGGAGCGAGGGGCTGAAGGCGAGCCTGGGATTGAGGCTGGGCAGGAACCAGTCGAAGCTGGGGAGAGACCCCCTGGAGGGGAGAGCCAGCCACAAGGGCACAGCATCAGTGACATCCTTATGACCTCACAGACTCTGGACACAGTGCCCCTAACCCCAGAGGTGGTGGGGCCTCCGCCACAGCTGCCCAG GAGTCCTCCCTGTGCACAGCATCATGGCTCCCCAGGAGTGGATTTACCAGTTACCGTACCAGAAGTTtcttcagtccctggtcagatcAGAGGAG AGCTCAGAGGCTCATCAGGACTTGTAAACAGCAGACCGAAGAGCTATGACCACTCAAG gcaccaccaccaccaccacgggAACAGCATTGCTGGAGGACTGGTGAAGGGGGCTTTGTCCGTTGCTGCCTCTGCATACAAGGCCTTGTTTGCTGGACCACCAGTCACCGCACAG CCAGTAGTTTCTGAAGATCAGACAGCAGCGCTGATGGCCCATCTCTTTGAAATGGGATTCTGTGACAGGCAGTTGAACCTAAGGCTGCTGAAGAAACACAATTACAACATCCTGCAAGTGGTGACAGAACTCCTTCAGGTCAACAACAACGATTGGTATAGCCACCGCTACTGA